In the genome of Populus alba chromosome 11, ASM523922v2, whole genome shotgun sequence, one region contains:
- the LOC118039680 gene encoding protein S40-4-like isoform X2, which translates to MADWCGVMGKGSGRVGGYGTRRSMRDEDFEEEDVWSVMKEMGDSSSNSKYPSSGSSSSSSAWHIPTTAPRMIPSTKPAPTNHGGKVVQQQSSAPVNIPDWSKIYGKNPRNMGSWADHNGIAYDDGDYHINDDEGGDDDIVPPHEWLARKLTRSQISSFSVCEGIGRTLKGRDLSKVRNAILTKTGFLE; encoded by the coding sequence ATGGCAGATTGGTGTGGTGTCATGGGCAAGGGAAGTGGTAGAGTTGGTGGCTATGGTACTAGGAGATCAATGAGAGATGaagattttgaagaagaagatgtttgGTCAGTCATGAAGGAGATGGGAGATTCAAGCTCTAACTCCAAGTACCCCTCCTcaggttcttcttcttcttcttctgcatgGCATATCCCTACAACTGCTCCAAGAATGATCCCATCAACAAAGCCAGCTCCAACAAACCATGGAGGCAAAGTAGTTCAACAACAGTCATCTGCTCCTGTGAACATCCCTGATTGGTCTAAAATTTATGGGAAAAACCCAAGGAATATGGGCTCATGGGCTGATCATAACGGTATTGCATATGATGATGGAGATTATCATATCAATGATGATGAGGGTGGTGATGATGACATAGTGCCTCCACATGAGTGGTTAGCTAGGAAGCTTACAAGGAGTCAAATCTCTTCCTTCTCTGTGTGTGAAGGGATTGGAAGGACACTCAAAGGGAGAGATCTCAGTAAAGTAAGGAACGctattttgacaaaaaccggCTTTCTGGAATAG
- the LOC118039679 gene encoding autophagy-related protein 8B, with amino-acid sequence MAKSSFKLDHALERRQAEASRIREKHPDRVPVIVEKAGRSDVPDIDKKKYLVPADLTVGQFVYVVRKRIKLSPEKAIFVFVKNTLPPTATLMSVLYEENKDEDGFLYMTYSGENTFGFH; translated from the exons ATGGCTAAAAGTTCATTCAAGCTTGATCATGCTTTgg AGAGGAGGCAAGCAGAAGCTTCTCGCATCAGAGAGAAACATCCTGATAGAGTACCC GTGATTGTGGAAAAGGCTGGAAGGAGTGATGTCCCTGACATTGATAAGAAGAA ATATCTGGTGCCAGCTGATTTAACTGTGGGTCAGTTTGTTTATGTTGTCCGAAAAAGGATCAAGCTCAGTCCTGAAAAGGCTATATTTGTCTTTGTAAAGAACACTCTGCCTCCCACCG CTACATTGATGTCTGTACTCTACGAGGAAAACAAGGATGAAGATGGTTTTCTTTACATGACATACAGCGGGGAGAATACCTTTGGATTTCACTAG
- the LOC118039681 gene encoding probable beta-1,3-galactosyltransferase 2 — protein MSVKGRGGVGVGEMGSRNVVVSRNLALLLCFSSFFAGILFTNRIWTDPERTNVESEACDQKLKVGNHISNYSLGKISSAQNDISTLNSKISSIEMKLAAAKAEQQSLSSADAASGNLKRKYFMVIGINTAFSSRKRRDSVRATWMPQGEERKKLEEKGIVIRFVIGHSSTAGGILDKAIEAEEMMHGDFLRLEHVEGYLELSAKTKTYFRTAVALWDADFYIKVDDDVHVNLATLGTILAGHKKKPRVYVGCMKSGPVLSKKGVRYYEPEYWKFGEAGNKYFRHATGQLYAISKDLATYISVNQHILHKYVNEDVSLGSWFIGLDVEHVDDKRLCCGTPPDCEWKAHLGSTCAVSFDWKCSGICRSVERMMEVHKTCGEDVKALEHASF, from the exons ATGTCAGTGAAGGGTAGAGGAGGAGTTGGAGTAGGAGAGATGGGTTCAAGGAATGTAGTAGTGTCAAGGAATTTGGcacttttgctttgttttagtAGCTTCTTTGCTGGGATATTGTTCACCAACAG GATATGGACAGACCCTGAAAGAACAAATGTAGAATCTGAGGCTTGTGATCAGAAGCTT AAGGTTGGAAATCATATATCCAATTACAGTCTAGGGAAAATTTCAAGTGCTCAGAATGATATCAG TACACTCAATAGTAAAATTTCAAGTATAGAGATGAAATTAGCAGCTGCCAAGGCAGAGCAGCAATCTTTGTCGAGTGCCGATGCTGCATCAggaaacttgaaaagaaaatactttatgGTAATTGGAATCAATACAGCTTTTAGCAGTCGGAAGCGGAGGGATTCAGTCCGTGCAACTTGGATGCCACAAG GTGAGGAAAGGAAGAAGTTGGAGGAGAAGGGTATAGTCATACGCTTTGTTATAGGTCACAG TTCAACCGCTGGTGGCATTCTGGACAAAGCTATTGAAGCAGAGGAAATGATGCATGGAGATTTCTTGAGGCTG GAACATGTTGAGGGCTACCTAGAATTATCGGCCAAGACAAAGACTTACTTTAGAACTGCTGTTGCTTTGTGGGATGCCGACTTCTATATCAAAGTTGACGATGATGTTCATGTGAATTTAG CAACGCTTGGCACAATCTTAGCTGGACACAAAAAGAAACCTCGGGTTTATGTTGGCTGCATGAAGTCTGGTCCTGTGCTTTCTAAAAA GGGTGTGAGATATTACGAACCAGAGTATTGGAAATTTGGAGAAGCTGGAAACAAGTATTTCCGACACGCTACTGGGCAACTTTATGCTATATCAAAGGATCTGGCAACCTATATATCAGTAAACCA GCACATCTTGCATAAATATGTCAATGAAGATGTTTCTCTGGGATCTTGGTTTATTGGCCTAGATGTGGAGCATGTTGATGATAAGAGACTTTGTTGTGGCACCCCACCAG ATTGTGAGTGGAAGGCTCATCTAGGCAGCACCTGTGCTGTTTCGTTTGATTGGAAATGTAGCGGGATTTGCAGGTCTGTTGAAAGAATGATGGAAGTTCACAAGACTTGTGGTGAAGATGTGAAAGCGCTAGAGCACGCAAGCTTCTAA
- the LOC118039680 gene encoding protein S40-4-like isoform X1, with protein sequence MLMADWCGVMGKGSGRVGGYGTRRSMRDEDFEEEDVWSVMKEMGDSSSNSKYPSSGSSSSSSAWHIPTTAPRMIPSTKPAPTNHGGKVVQQQSSAPVNIPDWSKIYGKNPRNMGSWADHNGIAYDDGDYHINDDEGGDDDIVPPHEWLARKLTRSQISSFSVCEGIGRTLKGRDLSKVRNAILTKTGFLE encoded by the exons A TGCTTATGGCAGATTGGTGTGGTGTCATGGGCAAGGGAAGTGGTAGAGTTGGTGGCTATGGTACTAGGAGATCAATGAGAGATGaagattttgaagaagaagatgtttgGTCAGTCATGAAGGAGATGGGAGATTCAAGCTCTAACTCCAAGTACCCCTCCTcaggttcttcttcttcttcttctgcatgGCATATCCCTACAACTGCTCCAAGAATGATCCCATCAACAAAGCCAGCTCCAACAAACCATGGAGGCAAAGTAGTTCAACAACAGTCATCTGCTCCTGTGAACATCCCTGATTGGTCTAAAATTTATGGGAAAAACCCAAGGAATATGGGCTCATGGGCTGATCATAACGGTATTGCATATGATGATGGAGATTATCATATCAATGATGATGAGGGTGGTGATGATGACATAGTGCCTCCACATGAGTGGTTAGCTAGGAAGCTTACAAGGAGTCAAATCTCTTCCTTCTCTGTGTGTGAAGGGATTGGAAGGACACTCAAAGGGAGAGATCTCAGTAAAGTAAGGAACGctattttgacaaaaaccggCTTTCTGGAATAG
- the LOC118039678 gene encoding uncharacterized protein has translation MSRSSSTSSSSSSATTPSPSIKPESYSHSPVHYAVILGDHTTLTRLLSTLPKLTDPTKIHTESNSLNQEQLADKISSLVDRRDVPYRETPLHLAVRLNDLFAAKSLAAAGADVSLQNSAGWNPLQEALCRRYSEIALILLRLHHRSAWSKWRRRLPRLTAVLRRMRDFYMEISFHFESSVIPFVNKLAPSDTYKIWKRDANLRADTTLAGFDGLKIQRADQSFLFLGDGDQAHSIPPGSLLVLNHDERKIFDAFESAGAAMSESDIAGFCSQTSVYRPGMDVTKAELISRTNWRRQEKTESVGEWKAKVYELNNVVFSFRSRKVIESDVAGSEQILPLELDEDDDGFLVAENPSFLNFEFNNGNESKRRHSSFVREEREFVSVGRKSVDIYPSSTKTERRRVVAVPEKVKEKEYVKSLKPSVWLTEQFPLKIEELLPLLDILANKVKAVRRMRDLLTTKFPAGTFPVKVAIPVVPTVRVVITFTKFVELPPVEQFYTPLSSPRLLGGHEGSRVGSSDESDKHYPSLSSSSSTSSTTWLQRSSSQSASKQHRHSSSVWGQQQLQSDPFAIPSGYTWTSVDDQKSTKMKKSKSTRKSK, from the exons ATGTCTAGATCCTCTTCAACGTCGTCGTCCTCCTCCTCAGCAACGACACCGTCTCCTTCAATAAAACCCGAATCCTACTCTCACAGTCCAGTCCACTACGCCGTCATACTGGGCGACCACACAACCCTCACCCGCCTCCTCTCCACTCTCCCCAAACTCACTGATCCCACCAAAATCCACACCGAGTCAAACTCACTGAATCAAGAGCAACTCGCAGACAAAATCTCCTCTCTCGTCGACCGCCGTGATGTCCCTTACCGAGAAACGCCTCTCCACCTCGCTGTCCGCTTAAACGACCTCTTCGCCGCCAAATCCCTAGCAGCTGCTGGCGCTGACGTGTCATTGCAGAATTCCGCTGGTTGGAACCCTCTCCAGGAGGCATTATGTCGCAGGTACTCAGAAATCGCTCTCATTCTCCTCCGCCTCCACCACCGCTCCGCCTGGTCCAAGTGGCGCCGCCGCTTGCCTCGCCTCACTGCCGTGCTCCGCCGTATGCGTGACTTCTACATGGAAATCTCCTTCCACTTTGAAAGCTCAGTCATTCCTTTCGTGAACAAACTCGCTCCATCTGACACGTACAAGATTTGGAAACGTGATGCTAATCTCCGTGCCGATACTACCTTAGCTGGATTCGACGGCTTGAAAATCCAGCGCGCCGATCAAAGCTTCCTCTTCCTCGGCGACGGCGACCAAGCTCACTCCATTCCTCCTGGTTCTCTCTTAGTTCTCAACCACGATGAACGTAAAATCTTTGACGCATTCGAATCCGCCGGAGCGGCGATGAGCGAGTCCGACATCGCCGGATTCTGCTCCCAAACTAGCGTTTACCGTCCCGGCATGGATGTCACTAAAGCCGAATTAATAAGCCGAACGAACTGGAGACGCCAAGAGAAAACAGAATCTGTTGGCGAATGGAAAGCTAAAGTTTACGAATTGAACAACGTCGTTTTTAGCTTCCGATCTCGGAAAGTAATCGAAAGCGACGTCGCAGGAAGCGAACAGATCTTACCATTAGAGCTTGACGAAGATGATGACGGCTTCTTAGTAGCTGAAAATCCTAGCTTTCTCAATTTCGAGTTTAACAATGGAAATGAGAGTAAAAGGAGGCACAGTAGTTTTGTGAGGGAGGAGAGGGAGTTTGTGAGTGTAGGGAGGAAGAGTGTAGATATTTATCCGTCGTCTACGAAAACGGAGAGGAGGAGAGTGGTGGCGGTGCCGGAAAAGGTGAAGGAGAAAGAGTATGTGAAGAGTTTGAAGCCGTCAGTTTGGCTAACGGAACAGTTTCCGTTAAAGATTGAGGAGTTATTGCCGTTACTTGATATTTTGGCGAATAAAGTGAAAGCCGTTAGGAGGATGCGTGACCTGCTGACTACAAAGTTTCCGGCGGGAACGTTTCCGGTTAAG GTGGCGATTCCGGTGGTCCCAACGGTGAGGGTGGTGATAACGTTCACTAAGTTTGTCGAGCTACCACCTGTTGAACAATTCTACACTCCACTTTCTAGTCCAAGACTTTTGGGTGGTCATGAAGGAAGTAGAGTAGGATCATCAGATGAATCAGACAAACATTATCCATCATTGTCATCGTCCTCCTCAACGTCGTCGACCACATGGTTACAGCGAAGCAGCAGCCAATCGGCGAGCAAGCAGCACCGGCATAGTTCTTCAGTATGGGGGCAGCAGCAGCTACAAAGTGACCCTTTTGCCATACCAAGTGGATACACATGGACAAGCGTTGATGATCAGAAGTCGACCAAAATGAAGAAATCCAAGTCCACAAGGAAATCCAAGTAA